In the genome of Pseudomonadota bacterium, one region contains:
- the fusA gene encoding elongation factor G, protein MKAYKSEDIRNVAIIAHGGAGKTTLAEAMLFTAKATDRLGSVDQGTSILDYEPEEIKRNITISSSIHHLDWQGNHVNIIDTPGYANFIMDTRSCMRIAGGAVLIVSAISGVKVQTEAVWKFTEEFELPKLAFISKLDRERANFFRAIDEMEKTFKCNTAVLQLPIGLEDSFSGIVDLVKLKAYSYTKDQSGNFKVIDIPADMQDEVMSEREKMIERVVEADDELIEKYLGGEEITEQEIYDTLHEGTITGKFIPVVCGSALKNIGIAQLLDYLPICIPSPVERGEVQGFDPKTDEEIIRQVGADQPFSGLVFKSITDPFTGQLSLFRVYSGTLHSDSACLNVNKDKKERIGQLLRIEGSKQKPIEECIPGDIVAVAKLKETTTWDTLCDEKTPIRYTGLEIPEPVISFSLKPKSKGDEEKLTAALHKLKDEDTTIRITRNPQTKELVISGMGQVHVEVTVDKLKRKYGVEVLMQEPKVPYKETIRGTVSVQGKHKKQSGGHGQYADTWLEIAPLPRGGGFEFVDNIVGGVVPRQYIPAVEKGVVEAMAGGVIAGYPVVDVKITLYDGSYHSVDSSEMAFKIAGSMGFKKGVKDARPVMLEPIMEMEVTVPNDYMGDIIGDLNSRRGKVKGVEPMANSQIIKASVPMTEILKYAPNLRSLTGGRGMFTMKFSHYDEVPSHLAEKIIKEAEVEQENS, encoded by the coding sequence ATGAAAGCCTATAAATCCGAAGACATCCGAAATGTTGCCATCATCGCCCATGGTGGAGCCGGGAAGACCACCCTGGCTGAAGCTATGCTCTTTACGGCCAAAGCCACTGATCGCCTGGGAAGCGTCGACCAGGGAACCTCTATTCTTGATTACGAACCTGAGGAAATTAAACGGAATATTACTATTTCTTCGTCCATTCATCATCTTGACTGGCAGGGAAATCATGTCAATATTATTGACACTCCCGGATATGCCAATTTCATCATGGATACCCGCTCCTGTATGCGAATTGCCGGCGGCGCGGTTCTCATTGTCAGTGCTATCTCCGGGGTAAAGGTCCAGACTGAAGCGGTCTGGAAATTTACCGAAGAATTCGAACTGCCCAAGCTTGCGTTCATCAGTAAACTGGATCGGGAGCGGGCTAATTTTTTCCGGGCCATCGATGAAATGGAAAAAACCTTTAAATGCAACACCGCCGTCCTGCAACTGCCCATTGGCCTGGAAGACTCATTTTCAGGAATTGTGGACCTGGTCAAACTGAAAGCCTACAGCTATACCAAGGACCAGAGTGGCAATTTCAAAGTCATCGATATCCCTGCTGATATGCAGGATGAGGTCATGAGTGAACGAGAAAAAATGATCGAACGGGTGGTTGAAGCCGATGACGAGCTGATTGAAAAATACCTGGGGGGTGAAGAAATAACTGAGCAGGAAATTTATGACACCCTCCATGAAGGAACCATAACCGGCAAATTCATTCCGGTTGTCTGCGGTTCAGCTTTAAAAAATATTGGTATTGCCCAGTTGCTGGATTATCTTCCTATCTGCATACCCTCCCCGGTTGAAAGAGGAGAAGTTCAAGGATTTGATCCGAAAACCGATGAAGAAATAATTCGCCAGGTAGGAGCTGACCAGCCATTTTCCGGACTGGTTTTCAAAAGCATCACTGATCCGTTCACCGGCCAGCTTTCACTTTTCCGGGTTTATTCCGGCACCCTGCATTCAGATTCAGCCTGTCTCAATGTCAACAAAGACAAGAAGGAACGTATCGGCCAGCTGCTGAGAATAGAGGGAAGTAAGCAAAAACCCATCGAAGAATGCATTCCCGGCGACATTGTCGCGGTTGCCAAGCTGAAAGAAACCACCACCTGGGACACCCTCTGTGATGAAAAAACCCCTATCCGCTATACCGGCCTGGAAATTCCGGAACCGGTCATTTCCTTCTCCCTGAAACCTAAATCCAAGGGGGATGAGGAAAAACTGACAGCCGCCCTCCATAAGCTCAAGGATGAAGATACTACTATCCGGATTACCCGTAACCCCCAGACCAAGGAGCTGGTCATCTCCGGCATGGGACAGGTTCATGTGGAAGTCACGGTTGACAAACTCAAACGCAAATATGGCGTCGAAGTACTGATGCAGGAGCCTAAAGTACCCTACAAAGAAACCATCCGGGGAACGGTAAGCGTCCAGGGCAAACACAAGAAGCAATCTGGTGGCCATGGCCAGTATGCTGACACCTGGCTGGAAATTGCCCCCCTGCCCAGAGGTGGCGGCTTTGAGTTTGTTGACAACATTGTCGGTGGCGTTGTCCCCCGCCAGTATATCCCGGCAGTCGAGAAGGGCGTGGTTGAAGCCATGGCTGGTGGCGTTATTGCCGGCTATCCGGTAGTCGATGTTAAAATCACCCTTTATGACGGTTCCTACCACTCCGTTGACTCCTCGGAAATGGCCTTTAAAATTGCCGGTTCCATGGGTTTTAAAAAAGGAGTGAAAGATGCCAGACCCGTAATGCTTGAACCCATTATGGAGATGGAAGTTACGGTTCCCAATGATTACATGGGTGACATCATTGGCGACCTGAACAGCCGCCGGGGAAAAGTAAAAGGCGTCGAACCAATGGCTAACAGCCAGATCATCAAGGCCAGTGTTCCTATGACTGAAATATTGAAATATGCGCCTAATTTGCGCTCTTTGACCGGTGGTCGGGGCATGTTTACGATGAAATTTTCCCACTATGATGAAGTCCCTTCTCATCTGGCGGAAAAGATTATCAAGGAAGCGGAAGTAGAACAGGAAAACAGCTAA
- a CDS encoding SPOR domain-containing protein has translation MAKKPKVNLLESLLRYEIILALFTLIGVYYFLTFSPVRMPRETITSPTIELPSPPPVTAKKPDTAVSRTTEIKPAPPVSVDNQKNHKISEAKLPEPTPRLSEVKVMEKKTPTPPAKPPIKKKAAVVTPIEPKPTTIETSNKAAAGQKPAKPQKKSYVIQAGIFIFPETLKHYQHMLQDHGYASFVTTRKRLLPMHRVFLGPYPNLARARKTIRTINKWDDDPFPCRRGKQFYVNVGSFYYQTTAREKISQYRSRGFIPVDFHEPVKIPHHILLVDGFSFNHYPRSALRSIKQLGIPDAFVRNWQP, from the coding sequence ATGGCCAAAAAACCAAAGGTCAATCTGCTGGAATCATTGCTTAGATATGAAATAATTCTGGCACTGTTCACCCTGATCGGAGTTTATTATTTTTTGACCTTTTCACCGGTTCGCATGCCCCGGGAAACCATCACTTCACCTACCATTGAACTTCCATCACCACCCCCGGTCACAGCCAAAAAACCTGATACCGCGGTCAGCCGGACTACTGAAATAAAGCCGGCACCTCCGGTTTCCGTCGATAATCAAAAAAACCACAAAATCTCTGAGGCCAAACTGCCTGAGCCAACTCCCCGTCTCTCCGAAGTAAAAGTAATGGAGAAAAAAACACCCACACCGCCGGCAAAACCGCCGATAAAGAAAAAAGCTGCAGTGGTCACGCCGATAGAACCGAAACCGACAACAATTGAAACCAGCAACAAGGCGGCAGCCGGACAAAAACCAGCCAAACCCCAAAAAAAATCCTATGTCATCCAGGCCGGTATTTTTATTTTCCCTGAGACCCTGAAACATTACCAGCATATGCTGCAAGATCATGGTTACGCTTCTTTTGTCACCACCAGGAAGAGATTGCTCCCCATGCACCGGGTTTTCCTGGGGCCATATCCAAACCTTGCCAGAGCCAGAAAAACCATCAGGACCATTAACAAATGGGATGATGATCCCTTCCCCTGCCGTCGCGGCAAACAGTTTTATGTCAATGTCGGCTCCTTTTATTACCAGACGACCGCCAGGGAAAAGATCAGTCAATATCGCTCCCGGGGGTTTATTCCGGTAGATTTTCATGAACCGGTCAAGATACCTCATCACATCCTGCTGGTTGATGGCTTTTCTTTTAATCATTACCCTCGTAGTGCCCTGCGTTCGATCAAGCAGCTGGGGATTCCAGATGCCTTTGTTCGCAACTGGCAGCCTTAA
- a CDS encoding bifunctional (p)ppGpp synthetase/guanosine-3',5'-bis(diphosphate) 3'-pyrophosphohydrolase, giving the protein MTRLNNILDKVQEYNPGADLNNLRKAYVYSALAHKGQVRLSGEPYLIHPLEVANIIADLKMDVASVTAGLLHDTLEDTLTSMEELSARFGEEVTTLVEGLTKISKISFKTSEERQAENFRKMILAMVKDLRVLIIKLADRLHNMRTLQFQRPEKQQAIAQETLDIYAPLANRLGISWIKQELEDLSLRYLKPVIYAELEQKIVRKKEESREYISKVIKIMERNLHHHKIEGTVTGRLKHLYGIYQKMVHQDITFEQIYDILAFRIIVHSVKDCYAVLGIIHSLWLPVPGRFKDFIAIPKTNLYQSLHTTVIGPDAEHFELQIRTEEMHRIAEMGIAAHWQYKESSKLNDDERSQLDWLHQVVEWQGEVSNAGEFLESVKIDLFADSVYVFTPQGAVKELPKGSTPVDFAYSIHSNIGDHCTGAKVSGKMVALKYELKTGEVVEIITSNKQHPNKDWLHFVKTSKARSKIRHWIKKEEERRSIELGKELCEREFSRHKLSFNKNFKEGKFDEVAIQFSLNKAENLVAAIGRGKISALQVVYKLYPELRKSGRQEKKDKEENQQKKKRQSHEGISIKDIDDVMVHFAKCCNPLPGDPVIGFITRGRGVTIHRRDCKHVLKSDPERQIEVSWSLGEQATHQIKIRVLCEDRRGILAEMTTVISSEEANISDVKVSTNIDRNAVCIFKIGVTDLKHLQQVINRLEQVKGVIEVHRMR; this is encoded by the coding sequence ATGACCCGCCTCAATAATATTCTGGACAAAGTCCAGGAATACAACCCCGGTGCCGATCTCAACAACCTTCGCAAGGCTTATGTCTATAGTGCTTTGGCCCACAAGGGACAGGTGCGCCTCTCGGGGGAGCCCTACCTGATTCACCCCCTGGAAGTGGCGAACATCATTGCTGATCTTAAAATGGACGTGGCCAGCGTCACCGCCGGACTCCTTCATGACACCCTGGAAGATACCCTGACATCGATGGAAGAGCTGTCGGCCCGTTTCGGTGAAGAAGTCACCACCCTGGTGGAAGGGTTAACCAAGATCAGCAAGATCAGTTTTAAAACTTCCGAAGAAAGGCAGGCGGAAAATTTCCGCAAAATGATTCTGGCCATGGTCAAGGACCTCCGGGTTCTGATAATCAAGCTGGCCGACCGGCTTCATAACATGCGGACCCTGCAGTTCCAGCGGCCGGAAAAACAACAGGCCATCGCCCAGGAAACCCTGGATATCTATGCTCCCCTGGCAAACCGGCTGGGAATCTCCTGGATTAAGCAGGAGCTTGAAGACCTCTCACTGCGATACCTTAAACCAGTCATCTATGCCGAGCTGGAGCAGAAAATCGTCCGAAAGAAGGAAGAAAGCCGGGAGTACATCAGTAAAGTTATCAAAATTATGGAGCGAAATCTCCATCATCACAAAATTGAGGGAACCGTCACCGGCCGCTTAAAGCACCTGTACGGCATCTACCAGAAGATGGTACATCAGGACATCACCTTCGAACAGATTTATGATATCCTGGCCTTTAGGATTATTGTCCATTCAGTCAAGGACTGCTATGCGGTCCTGGGTATTATCCACTCCCTCTGGCTGCCGGTTCCCGGTCGCTTTAAAGACTTTATTGCCATTCCGAAAACCAACCTCTACCAGTCCCTGCACACAACGGTTATTGGCCCTGATGCCGAACATTTCGAACTGCAGATCCGTACGGAAGAAATGCACCGTATTGCCGAGATGGGAATTGCCGCCCACTGGCAATACAAGGAAAGCTCTAAACTGAATGACGATGAACGTTCGCAACTTGACTGGTTGCACCAGGTAGTTGAATGGCAGGGTGAGGTCAGCAATGCCGGGGAATTCCTCGAATCGGTCAAGATTGATCTTTTTGCCGATTCGGTCTACGTCTTCACTCCCCAGGGAGCGGTTAAAGAATTGCCCAAAGGCTCAACGCCCGTCGATTTCGCCTACAGTATTCACTCTAATATCGGTGACCACTGCACCGGTGCCAAGGTTTCCGGCAAGATGGTAGCACTGAAATACGAGCTGAAAACCGGAGAAGTGGTGGAAATTATCACCTCTAACAAGCAGCATCCCAATAAAGACTGGCTTCACTTTGTCAAAACCAGCAAAGCGCGCAGTAAAATTCGCCATTGGATAAAGAAGGAGGAGGAACGGCGGAGCATTGAACTGGGAAAGGAATTATGCGAACGGGAATTTTCCCGTCATAAACTATCATTCAACAAGAATTTCAAAGAGGGAAAGTTTGATGAAGTAGCCATCCAGTTTTCCCTGAACAAAGCTGAAAATCTGGTGGCAGCCATCGGCAGGGGGAAAATATCGGCGTTGCAGGTTGTTTACAAGCTTTACCCTGAGCTCAGAAAAAGCGGCCGGCAGGAGAAGAAGGACAAGGAAGAAAATCAGCAGAAGAAAAAGCGGCAGAGCCACGAGGGGATTAGCATAAAAGACATTGATGACGTCATGGTTCACTTTGCCAAATGCTGCAATCCCCTTCCGGGAGATCCGGTCATCGGTTTCATCACCAGGGGCCGGGGAGTTACCATCCACCGTCGGGACTGTAAACATGTGCTGAAAAGTGATCCAGAACGTCAGATTGAGGTAAGCTGGAGCCTGGGGGAGCAGGCAACTCACCAGATCAAGATCAGGGTACTTTGCGAGGATCGCCGGGGCATACTGGCAGAGATGACTACGGTAATCAGTTCCGAAGAAGCAAATATCTCCGATGTCAAAGTGAGCACCAACATCGACCGCAACGCGGTCTGCATATTTAAAATCGGGGTCA